The proteins below come from a single Phocoena sinus isolate mPhoSin1 chromosome 2, mPhoSin1.pri, whole genome shotgun sequence genomic window:
- the ABCD4 gene encoding ATP-binding cassette sub-family D member 4 isoform X5, translating to MAVRGPAPRAGARTLLLLLLFFRPRLDLQFFQRFLQIQKVLFPSWSSQNALMFLTLLCVALLEQLVIYRVGLIPSQYFGVLGNKDLNGFKTLTFLAVVLIVLNSMLKSFDQFTCNLLYVSWRKDLTEHLHRLYFRGRMYYTLNVLRDDIDNPDQRISQDVERFCRQLSSVASKLIVSPFTLIYYTYQCFQSTGWLGPVSIFGYFILGTVVNKMLMGPIVAKLVQQEKLEGDFRFKHMQIRVHAEPAAFFRAGHVEHMRTDRRLQRLLQTQRELMSKELWLYIGVNMFDYLGSILSYVVISIPIFSGVYRDLSPTELSTLVSKNAFVCMYVISCFTRLIDLSTTLSDVAGYTHRIGELQETLLDMTLKSRDGEILDESEWDLARAPGWPATERTDTAFLLERVCISAPSSNKPLIKDLSLKISEGQSLLITGNTGTGKTSLLRVLGGLWASTWGSVQMLMDFGPHGVLFLPQKPFFTDGTLREQAMYSEQLLEAG from the exons ATGGCGGTCCGGGGGCCCGCGCCCCGGGCTGGCGCCCG GACTCTGcttctcctgcttctcttcttcAGGCCCAGGTTAGATCTGCAATTTTTCCAGCGGTTCCTGCAGATACAGAAGGTTTTGTTTCCCTCTTGGTCATCACAGAATGCCTTGATGTTCCTGACCCTTTTGTGTGTGGCCCTACTGG aACAACTGGTGATCTACCGGGTTGGCTTGATTCCCAGTCAGTACTTTGGGGTCCTAGGAAACAAAGATTTAAATGGGTTTAAGACCCTGACGTTCCTGGCTGTTGTGCTCATCGTCCTCAACTCCATG CTGAAGAGCTTTGACCAGTTCACCTGCAACCTGCTGTATGTGAGCTGGAGGAAGGACCTCACCGAGCATCTCCACCGCCTCTACTTCCGGGGCCGCATGTACTACACCCTCAACGTGCTGCGGGATGACATCGATAACCC GGACCAGCGCATCAGCCAGGACGTGGAGCGGTTCTGCCGGCAGCTCAGCAGCGTGGCCAGCAAGCTGATTGTCTCCCCCTTCACCCTCATCTACTACACCTATCAGTGCTTCCAGAG CACCGGCTGGCTCGGGCCTGTGAGCATCTTTGGGTATTTCATTCTGGGAACCGTGGTGAACAAGATGTTGATGGGTCCCATTGTGGCAAAACTGGTGCAGCAGGAGAAGCTGGAGGGGGATTTCAG GTTCAAGCACATGCAGATCCGGGTGCATGCTGAGCCTGCTGCTTTTTTCAG AGCTGGGCACGTGGAGCACATGAGGACAGACCGCAGGCTGCAGAGACTCCTTCAGACCCAGAGGGAGCTGATGTCCAAGGAGCTCTGGCTGTACA TCGGCGTCAACATGTTTGACTATCTGGGCAGCATCCTGAGTTACGTCGTGATCTCAATCCCCATTTTCAGCGGCGTCTACAGAGACCTGAGCCCCACAGAGCTCAGCACCCTGGTCAGCAAG AACGCCTTTGTATGCATGTACGTCATCAGCTGCTTCACCCGGCTCATCGATCTCTCCACCACGCTCTCCGATGTGGCAGGCTACACACACAG GATCGGGGAACTTCAGGAGACCCTGCTGGACATGACCCTGAAGTCACGGGATGGGGAGATCCTGGACGAGAGCGAGTGGGACTTGGCCAG GGCCCCGGGATGGCCAGCAACAGAGCGAACAGATACAGCTTTTCTCCTTGAGCGGGTCTGCATCTCCGCCCCCTCCTCTAACAAACCCTTAATCAAGGATCTGAGCCTGAAGATCTCTGAGGGGCAGAGCTTGCTTATCACAGGCAACACGGGCACCGGCAAGACCTCCTTGCTCCGGGTTCTGGGTGGCCTCTGGGCGAGCACATGGG GCTCAGTGCAGATGCTCATGGACTTTGGACCCCACGGGGTGCTGTTCCTGCCACAAAAGCCATTTTTCACTGACGGGACCCTTCGGGAGCAG GCCATGTACTCAGAGCAACTTCTGGAAGCAGGTTAA